Genomic segment of Streptomyces longhuiensis:
TTCATGGCCCGTGGGCTGTGGTGGACCGCCAATCCGTACTCCCTCTCCGCCCCGGCGAACCCCCGTCACCTGCGGATCACGGTGAAGGCAGCGGGCGGACACAGTGCCGCGCTCGCCCGGCTGGCCCCCGGCACCCGGGTGTGGGCCGAGGGACCCTACGGCGCCTTCACGGCGAACCGTCGCTCAGCCGCCAAGGTTCTGCTGCTGGCCGGCGGCGTCGGCATCACCCCGCTGCGTACGCTCTTCGAGACGCTGCCGGGACAGGTCACCCTCGTCTACCGGGCCCGCAGCGTCGAAGACCTCGCCCTGCGCGGTGAGATCGACGCGATAGCCGCCCACCGACGGGCCACCGTCCACCACGTCGTCGACGAACCGGCCGGCTACTCCTCACCCCTGACCGCCCAGGGCCTGAGCACCCTCGTTCCCGACCTGGCCGCGCACGATGTCTTCCTGTGCGGTCCGCCCGGCATGACGCAGGCGGCAACCGAAGCCCTCCGGGAGGCCGGTGTCCCGTCGCACCGCATCCACCACGAGTCGTTCGCGTTCTGAGGAGAACCCGTCATGCGCCGAGCCGTCGTCGCCACCACCGGGATCAGCGCCCTGGTCGTCACGCTGCTGGCCCTCAAGCCTCATCAACTACCCGCTCTCGGCGGCGGATCGCGCACGCCTTCGGCCTCCTCGTCGTCCCCGCGCGCCACGCCCACGGGCACCGCATCGGGTGCGTCCACGGGGACAGGCACGTTCACCGGCGACCCCGTCGACACCCAGTACGGAACCGTGCAGGTCGCCGCCACCCTCACCAAGGGGAAGATCACCGCGGTGAAGATCCTTCAGGCTCCGAATCAAAACGGCCGCGACCAGGAGATCGCCGCATACGCGCTGCCCCGCCTCACCGAGGAGGCGCTCGGCGCCCAGAGCGCCCACATCGACGCGGTCTCCGGTGCCAGCTACACAAGCCAGGGCTACATGCAGTCCCTGCAGAGCGCGCTGGACCAGGCCCATGCCTGACACCGCACACGGACTGCGTCACGTCGAGCACGTGATGGGCACGGCCTTCTCCTTCGACATCCGCGACGAGCCCACCCCCGCCGTCCACCGCGCCCTCGCCGAGGCCGTACGCCAACTCCACCGAGTGGACGCCGTGTTCTCCACCTACCGGCCCGACAGCCACATCAGCCGTCTCGGCCGCGGCGACATCCGCCTGGCCGACTGCCCGCCGGAAGTCCACGAAGTCCTGTCGCTCTGTGCCCGGGCCACCCGCGACAGCGACGGCTACTTCAGCATCACTCCCGCCGGCACCCTCGACCCCTCCGGCCTGGTCAAAGGCTGGGCCACCGAAGCCGCCTCCCAGCTCCTCCACGCAGCGGGCGCCCGCCACACCTGCGTCAACGGCGGCGGCGACCTCCAAATCCGCGGCCAGGCGGCCCCTGCCACCCCATGGCGCATCGGTATCGCCCACCCACTGCGCCCGGGCGAACTCGCCACCGTCATCACTGCCCACGACGACCTGGCCGTCGCCACCTCCGGCACCGCCGAACGCGGCTCCCACATCCTCGACCCGCACCACGGCACGCCCGTCACCACGTTCGCCTCCCTCACTGTCATCGGCCCGCGCCTGACCTTGACCGACACCTACGCCACCGCCGCCTTCGCCCGGGGCGACGGCGCCCGGGACTGGCTGGAGACCCTGCCCGGCTACGAAGCCCTCGCGATCCTGCCCGACGGCCGACAGTGGCGGACCTCAGGATTCAACCGCCACGCATCCTCCTGACGCGGGCAGGCCACAGGGGACCCGGTCGCCCAGTGATCGCCGCAGTCTCGCTGACCGCAGTGCCGTGCTTCCCGTCACCGGTCACTCGCCCCTGGGCCGGGCCGCGACGGCGTCGGGGCAGCTCTACTTCGGCGGCCGCTGCGCCTGGCCCCGTCTCGGCTCTCCCACCAGCACGAATGCTGCTGCGGGTTCCACAGGGCGTCGCCCATGGAGGCGCCTCCCGAACGGCATGTACTGATCGGGCAGGGTTGGGCGCAGTCGGATGGTGTCCGATTTGCGCTCACGCGAGGCCGACTTCGACAAGATCAAGGCGATTCGCACCACCTTCATGCCACGCACGGGGCGTTCCGACAGGTGCGAAACCCCCGTCCCCCACCCCCCAACCCTCCACACCACACCTTGCTTCACCTATCGAAATTCGATAGATTCTCATCGTAACTCGATGGAAGGATCGGTCATGGGAAAGCTGGCAGTGCGCGCATTGCGCGTCGTGCTCGCGGTGGTGCTCGCCGGCACCGTGTTCGTACAGGCATCGATGGTGTGGGTGTTGGTCAGCGGGAGCGACCCGGAGGACGGGTCGATCCCGCTGACCCCGCTGCGCGTGATCACGATCCTGGGCATGGTGTCGGCTCAGGTCGCCCTGGTCTGCGTATGGCGGCTGGTGACGATGGTGCGACGCGGAACCGTGTTCTCCCACGCCGCCTTCCGGTACGTGGACGCCGTGATCGGCGCGATCGTGGCGGCTTCCCTCCTGTGGTTCGCGGTCACAGCCGTCAATGCGCCGGGCCAGCGGGACGACCCGGGCGTCACTCTCATCATGGGCGGGATCGGTCTGGCCATCCTGGGGGTCGCGCTGATCGTGCTCGTGCTACGGATGCTGCTCGCCCAGGCTGTCGCGCGCGACGTCGAAGCGGCGCACATGCAGGCCGAGTTGGACGAGGTGATCTGATGCCGATCACAGTCGACATCGACGTGATGCTGGCCAGGCGGAAGATGTCCGTGGGCGAGCTCGCGGACCGCGTAGGGATCACGCCGGCCAACCTGGCCGTACTCAAGAACGGCCGCGCCAAGGCAGTGCGCTTCGCGACGCTCGCCGCGCTCTGCGAGGTGCTCAAGTGCCAGCCGGGCGACCTGCTGCGCTGGGAGGCCGAGGACGCCGCGGGCGGA
This window contains:
- a CDS encoding FAD:protein FMN transferase: MPDTAHGLRHVEHVMGTAFSFDIRDEPTPAVHRALAEAVRQLHRVDAVFSTYRPDSHISRLGRGDIRLADCPPEVHEVLSLCARATRDSDGYFSITPAGTLDPSGLVKGWATEAASQLLHAAGARHTCVNGGGDLQIRGQAAPATPWRIGIAHPLRPGELATVITAHDDLAVATSGTAERGSHILDPHHGTPVTTFASLTVIGPRLTLTDTYATAAFARGDGARDWLETLPGYEALAILPDGRQWRTSGFNRHASS
- a CDS encoding helix-turn-helix domain-containing protein; translated protein: MPITVDIDVMLARRKMSVGELADRVGITPANLAVLKNGRAKAVRFATLAALCEVLKCQPGDLLRWEAEDAAGG
- a CDS encoding DUF2975 domain-containing protein, which gives rise to MGKLAVRALRVVLAVVLAGTVFVQASMVWVLVSGSDPEDGSIPLTPLRVITILGMVSAQVALVCVWRLVTMVRRGTVFSHAAFRYVDAVIGAIVAASLLWFAVTAVNAPGQRDDPGVTLIMGGIGLAILGVALIVLVLRMLLAQAVARDVEAAHMQAELDEVI
- a CDS encoding FMN-binding protein; protein product: MRRAVVATTGISALVVTLLALKPHQLPALGGGSRTPSASSSSPRATPTGTASGASTGTGTFTGDPVDTQYGTVQVAATLTKGKITAVKILQAPNQNGRDQEIAAYALPRLTEEALGAQSAHIDAVSGASYTSQGYMQSLQSALDQAHA